A genome region from Candidatus Saganbacteria bacterium includes the following:
- a CDS encoding NDP-sugar synthase: MKAFIMAAGVGTRLEPLTLAIPKPLVPICNVPVMEYNIKLLKKHGIKDLTANLHYFPEQIQHYFKDGSGFGVHINYSFEETLLGTAGGIKKMAVSAHLSDREFIVLSSDVLMDIDLKKLISFHRRKKALATIALTRVEDTSEFGVVIRDADCKITAFQEKPKREEALSNFANTGVYIFNREILKMIPNDNSFDFGKQLFPELAANNMPFYGMEQAGYWKDIGNIHNYKTANFDMLKKKKRHGSDRVLAGRNCKIDPSARFEGNVIIGDNCIIRGNSLIKDTIIWPETVVDRGVEIDESVIGSWCYIENGTVIGKDSIIASRCRIRAGSKIPASSSFLPDRVI, from the coding sequence ATGAAAGCATTCATTATGGCCGCTGGCGTCGGGACACGCCTTGAGCCTCTTACACTTGCGATACCTAAACCTCTTGTCCCCATATGCAATGTCCCTGTAATGGAATACAATATCAAACTGCTGAAAAAACACGGCATAAAAGATCTAACCGCCAATCTCCATTATTTTCCCGAACAGATACAGCACTATTTCAAGGACGGTTCGGGGTTCGGGGTGCATATAAATTACTCGTTCGAAGAAACGCTTCTTGGAACGGCCGGCGGCATAAAAAAAATGGCCGTGTCGGCACATCTTTCCGACAGGGAGTTTATCGTCCTGAGCAGCGATGTTTTGATGGATATCGATCTTAAGAAGCTTATTTCATTCCACAGAAGAAAAAAAGCCCTTGCGACGATCGCTTTGACCAGGGTTGAAGACACGTCTGAGTTCGGGGTCGTGATACGCGACGCGGACTGTAAAATAACAGCGTTCCAGGAAAAACCGAAAAGAGAGGAAGCTCTGAGCAATTTTGCAAATACCGGAGTTTATATTTTTAACCGTGAGATACTTAAAATGATACCGAACGACAACTCATTTGATTTTGGAAAGCAGCTTTTTCCGGAATTGGCGGCAAATAATATGCCTTTTTACGGCATGGAACAGGCCGGCTACTGGAAGGATATCGGCAATATCCATAATTACAAGACAGCAAATTTTGACATGCTGAAAAAAAAGAAACGGCACGGCAGTGACCGCGTCCTGGCCGGACGCAACTGCAAAATAGATCCGAGTGCCCGTTTTGAAGGTAATGTCATAATAGGTGATAACTGTATTATCCGCGGAAATTCCTTGATAAAGGACACCATAATATGGCCTGAAACCGTTGTGGACCGCGGGGTCGAGATAGACGAAAGCGTAATAGGCAGCTGGTGTTATATCGAGAACGGTACCGTCATCGGAAAGGACAGTATCATAGCCAGCCGCTGCCGTATAAGAGCGGGTTCAAAGATCCCCGCGTCAAGTTCGTTTTTGCCGGACCGCGTGATCTAA
- a CDS encoding glutamine synthetase, whose amino-acid sequence VNGSGMHTHQSLFDKKGNNLFYDAKDKYKLSKLAYHYIAGQLHHARAMSAVLAPTVNSYKRLVPGYEAPVYICWAQINRSALIRIPRFSPGRELATRAELRCPDPSCNPYLAFAVMLKAGMDGIKKKMVIPAPTEEDVYEFDEEKLKKRNIKTLPGSLKEALDEMEKSQIIKDALGDHTFKRFLDAKNAEWDDYRIKVTPWEIDRYLEIL is encoded by the coding sequence AGCCTGTTCGATAAAAAAGGCAATAATCTTTTCTATGACGCGAAAGACAAATATAAACTTTCAAAACTCGCGTACCATTACATAGCCGGACAGCTGCATCACGCGAGGGCGATGAGCGCTGTGCTGGCGCCTACGGTCAATTCATATAAAAGGCTTGTGCCGGGCTATGAAGCTCCTGTCTATATCTGCTGGGCTCAGATCAACAGGTCCGCGCTTATAAGGATACCGAGGTTCTCTCCTGGAAGGGAGCTGGCGACCCGCGCCGAGCTCCGGTGCCCTGACCCGAGCTGCAATCCGTATCTCGCGTTCGCAGTGATGCTCAAGGCCGGAATGGATGGCATCAAGAAAAAAATGGTCATTCCTGCTCCGACGGAAGAGGATGTATACGAATTTGACGAGGAAAAACTTAAGAAAAGGAACATAAAAACGCTGCCCGGATCATTAAAGGAAGCCTTGGATGAAATGGAAAAAAGCCAGATCATTAAGGACGCGCTCGGAGATCATACTTTCAAAAGGTTCCTTGACGCGAAGAACGCCGAATGGGACGATTACCGGATCAAAGTGACCCCTTGGGAGATCGACAGGTATTTAGAGATCCTGTAA
- the rpiB gene encoding ribose 5-phosphate isomerase B, protein MKIAIASDHAGFDLKEKIKTFLLKKKIRVRDYGTFSLGPVDYPVYAKKAALSVSSKKADRGILVCGSGIGMSMAANKVKKIRAAACESFHTAKMSRKHNDSNVLCLGARLLSAKKALKIVDIWLKTGFEGGRHLRRVRLLG, encoded by the coding sequence ATGAAGATCGCCATTGCATCGGATCACGCGGGGTTCGATCTCAAGGAAAAGATAAAGACCTTCCTCCTGAAAAAGAAAATTCGCGTCAGGGACTACGGAACATTTTCTTTAGGACCGGTAGATTACCCCGTCTATGCAAAAAAAGCCGCGTTGTCCGTCTCTTCAAAAAAAGCCGACAGGGGCATCCTTGTCTGCGGCAGCGGGATAGGGATGAGCATGGCAGCCAATAAAGTCAAAAAGATAAGGGCTGCCGCGTGCGAAAGCTTCCATACCGCGAAGATGTCAAGAAAACACAATGACTCGAACGTGCTGTGCCTCGGAGCGAGGCTGCTTTCAGCCAAAAAAGCCCTGAAGATCGTTGATATATGGCTGAAGACAGGTTTTGAAGGCGGCCGCCATTTAAGAAGGGTCAGACTACTCGGATGA